The nucleotide sequence ATTATACACAAAGTTAATGTAGAGAATAAAGATATAACGAAAGCTTTCTCTCGCAGATGTGATGATGGCATAAATGAGTTAGGAGTAAAATCTTGTTTGTCTAATTTGCTTACAGCTCCGCAAGATTTGATTCAAATACATAGCAATGTTTCGTTACAGAATATAGCTTTTGCAAAAGAACTGTTTAATGAAGATTTAACTTGGTAATGGCTTTTTGTTACTTTTGAGCCGTCTCAACTCACTGTCAAAAGTAACGAGGTGTTTTCATCGGGGTTTCTTTGCTCCTTTCTTTGTCCGCCCGAAGCTCACGAAAGAAAGGAGCGGTCGGCAAATCTGCCGACCGCATTACTCCATCTGTTTGTCTTGAACGGTTATCCGTCCCATCCTTACATCGGGGTGCGTGGAGAAAGCCCAATTGATTTCCTCATCAGGAAGAGTGCTGTGAATGCTTCCATCCATCACCATTCCGCAATCCTGAATGACCTTTTGCCGTGCATCCTCTCTGCTCTCGGCAACCACTTCAAACACTCCTTCGAAGATGTACTGCGTCCGTATTCTGTAAACTCTCTTCTTCATGTTCTCAAAATTTAGCAATTAGTAATCTGTGTTCCTTTGGTTCTCCATTTGATAACCTGCGCTGGGTAAGCCAAAAATGGTGTGCGCCATAACCGTATGCAAAGAACTTGTCAAGTTCCGTTTCTTCGGCTATCCGCTTGACGGCTGCCCTCAGTTCCTCTTCATTGGCGGATAGAGTAATGGCATTGATTACTCTTACAAGAATATTGGGTATCTCGTCCGCCCAATTACATACGATGCTTTCTATTTCTGCTTTCATATCTGTGATGTTTTGGTGATTGTTGCTTATGCTGTCGCTCTCATTCTCTGCCTTATCAATTTGCGGTTGGCATTGACAAGGCTCACTATCTGCTCGTGATACTCCGTGTTCTTGTTGCACACGCCACGGCTTTGCACGACTTTGAGTGTGTCCAAACTAACTTCAATCGTTTCTATCCGTCTGCCCTCAATGGTCGCCGAAAGGATAAGCGAGTTCTCTTTGAGATAGTAGGCATTGTCGAACACACAATGGTGCATTGCCACACCCTCATCCAAATGTTCCTGCACGCTCTCCAAAACGTGGACTTGGATTGTGCCGTCCGTGAAACGGATACCGAAGAATTTTGATTTGAGTTCGTGAAAACGTTTCTCGTCCTCCATTGCCTTTTTGCGTCTCTTCTCCTTTTCTTCCCTTTCCCTTTGTCTGCGGAGTTCGTGTTGTCTGCGGTCGTGTTCCCTATGCAGGTCGGTGGGGCAAACATACTTCGGACTGTGTATGTCCTTGCCCAATCTGCGGAGCATATCCACATAATCGCACCATATTGAAATGTCCTCTATGTCATAGCCGTTGCGAGTGGCGACTTTATAGGATTGCCAACAAGCGTCAAATGCCCTCGAATTGTCAAGAAAGTATTTCAGATGCTCGGCTCTACCTGCTTTAATCAATGTTTCCGCACGGCTGTCGGACAATAGGGCTGGAATGAGAACAGTTGGTGCGATGTCGTGAAAATCATTCTTAAATCCATTCCTGCGGAATGCTTCCGTTGCCTTGAACTTCGGATATATCGGAGAGTATGATATATGGCGGTAGGCTTCGTTGTCGTTTCTCACTGCCATAGGCGAGCAATAGGAAAAGGTGTCGATGTATCTGCCCAATACTCTCTGAACGGCAACAATCGTCTTTCGTCCTTGTGCGCTCCACCAATACTGACCGATTTCAATAACGTAGGACGTTGGTTTGCATCCTTTCTCCATTTCTGCGGAGAGGAGGAACATTCTTAATACTTGGTACTCTCCACAAGTGGTAAGTATCGTAAAGTATTGCTTCTGTCTTATCTTACGTTCAAAAGTCGTTCGGACTTGCAACTTTGCTCTACAATGAGGGCAAGTGCAATGTTCGGTTGTCTTCTCTATTGTCCAACTATGCCCACAATCCATACACGTGATACGACCTTTGGGAAGTCGGTAGGCGAAATGGTCTATACACTCACGGAATGCCCATTTGCTCTGTGTCTTGGTTATCGGTCGTAGGTTCTTGCTCTCGGCAAGTACTGCTTTCTCGAACTTGTTTCTCGGTTTCATAATCTGTCCTCCTTAATCAGTTATTGCGAAATACATAACCGTCCTTGTACCAAAAGTCCATATCGAAAAGGTCATTGGCATATTTGGAGAAGTCGAAGTAATTCAGTGCAAAATCGGATAACTCATTCTCCATTTTTGCAAGTTCCTCCGCAAAATCCTCCCTGCTTGCATAACTTCCTATGTAGTCCGATTGGAAAGACTTCACAAGGCTGTATGCGTCTTGTGTGAGTTGGGTGTTGTTGCCCTCCACCCATCTCCAAAAGGCTTCTTTCTCCCTGTTGTTCAGTCTATCCAATTCGTCCCGAAGTTCAAAGAAGTTTTCCTTCAAATGCCCCTCGTCAATCAGACCATCGGGGATTTCCTCCCACGCTTGGAACATAAATTCGGGTTCTTCCTCATCCTCGTATATCTCGGCACAACGCTCCATAAAGCCGTCTAAGTCGTAGAAGTCCGAAAGTTCCACCCATTCACCCTGCAATGAGCCGTTGTTGTACTTGGCATAAGTGCCTACATAGATGCGTGCTTCGTTCAAATCCTTTGCTTCCATTTTTCTTTTGTTGTTCAAGGGTTAAAACTCGAATAATGAGGGTTGTGCTATCTGCTGTTCCACCTGCTTCTCCGCTTTTGGTTTCTTGGCGGTCAGTTTGCGGTATTCCTCTGCTTGGTATCGCTCGATAGCCTTTTTCCGTGCTTCTGCTTTTTCCTCCTCTGTAAGTTCGATAGTATGGTTTACCACGACTTGGCAGTTGATGGACTTGCCCACCTCGATGTTATCCTCATCGTAGTAGTGAACGGCAAGGGAATATACCTCCTCATCGGACAGACCTGCACACCCCATTCTTTGGACTTCCGTCAAGATGTAGGTAATGCACTCGTCTATGTTTTTATTCTCCTTGCGGAAACTCTCTGCAAAGAGTTCATCGTATGATGCTCTCGTTTCCAAATAGTTTTGGATAACGTCCTTGAAATGTTCTGTTCCTTTCATTGTCTTATATAGTTAGATGGTTTCTAAAATGATTTCTTGGATATGAATAGGTTCAACTTCTGAAAAGAGATAGAGTATAAATTCCTTTCTGTCCTTCCGATAGAGTTCCTTGTATAGTTCCCCAAAGGTGGATATGTTTCCGTTGAGGTAAACCGATACCATATACTCGAAGATGTTGTCCACTTCGTAGTATCTGCATTGCTGTGCGATTGTCTTGCTTCTTCTTTTCATATATCTGTCTGTTTAAGAAATGAGTATCCAAAGTATTGTCCCGATGATGAGGGCATAAGCCAAAATGTATGCGGCGATTGCCAAAGCAATGGTAAGGAGTAGCCGAATGAGGAGTTTTCCCACACATATCCATGCCAGCCAAAGCCAGACGCTTCCGCCACAAAGGAGAGAGCCTGCGAGTGCAAGTACCACCCAAATTGATATTTTGTATCTCAGTTTCATCTTGTCTGATTTTTTTGATTTTATGCGGATTTTAGAGGTGAGGGAGTTGAGTTTCCATTTTCTTTTTCCCTGCTTCTCGCATATCCGACATTTTTTTTATGCGTCTTTCCGTCGGGTCGGTCGTTTTCGTTTCAGTGGCGTAAAAAGGTAGGGCTTAGGACAAACAAGGTTTTATGGCGAGAATACTACCTGCAATGAAATGGAAGTGTGGAGATTGTCGTCTAAACGGCTTGCCGCCCCGACCTTTTTTGTCCGTGGAAGCCCGGAACTACCTTTGCCGCTGACAACGAACAACCGATCCCGACATAATACACGGGCATAAGTGGAGGATGTGCAGACGGAGAAGCGGGGCGAAAACAAAAAACGCAGTTTTCGAGACTGCATCTTATCATAAAAACGGAATACACGGAAAACAAAAAGCCGCCCCAACGGACGGCTCTATGAAAATAATTTGGAGAAAATTCTTTTTTCTCACGATATACCTTTATCTTTGCAATAGGTTATTCGAGTTATGCAAAGCGTTGTATATCACTGTTGAAGATAGGTCGCTAAATCATTACCTACTGCATTTCATAACTCATAAGGCTGTTCATAGCCAATTACTTAGACCTAAATGATAGATTTTATGCAAAAACAATATGCTATTATTCGGAACCAACATACAATCTGCGGCGGACGAACTAAAGAAGGTACAGGAAGAATATCTCTATAACAGTCTTCGCAATCCTAAACCCTCTATTGCTGCTACAATACAGCAACTACGTATAGTCTACAGCATGGATGCCAAAGGCTATGCACAACTAAAACGTAAGCTACCTTATTTCGTCTGTGGACAATTTAATCCACCTTTCCGCAGAAAAGAGAACTTCGCCTATACGGAGAGTTTTATTCTTGACTTTGACCACCTGGCATCCAAACAACTGTCACTAAAAGCCATACGTAACGATATCATCCAAGATGAACAGGTTATGATGTGTTTTACCTCACCAAGTGAAGATGGTCTAAAAGTTATGTTTCGTCTGAAAGAACGATGCTATGATGCTGGATTATATTCTATCTTCTATAAGGCTTTTGCAGCAACTTTTGCTATGCGTCATAATCTTACACAAGTAGCCGATAGCAGAACGTCTGATGTTGCACGGGCATGCTTCGTTAGCATAGACCCTGATGCCTATTTCAACCCCAACCCAACACCCGTTGATATAAAAGCCTATATTGACGAAACAAATCCCGACTCTCTCTTCAAAATGAAACATGAACAAGATGAACATGATAAAGTCACCAAGAAGAGCGAGGAAGAAAAGACACCCCTACCGAAAGATCCCGATAAGGATGTACTGGCACGTATTAGAATGCAACTCAATCCAAAAGCACAAGCGCAGGTTGAACAACGACCAGCCTACGTACCAGAGCGACTCAATGATATTATCGGTGACTTAAAACTCTTTATAGAAGAAACTGGATTACAAGTGACTGAAATTATTAATATTCAATATGCCAAGAAAATCCGAGCACGACTTGGACAAAATGAGTCTGAGATAAATCTCTTTTATGGGAAACGTGGATTCAGCGTCGTCATATCTCCCAGACTTGGAACAAATGAAGAACTGAATGAGTTGCTTGCCGACTTAGTAAAAAGTTTCTTGCAGAGATAAAAGGATAGGAAACAATCGTACTATCTGGCAAACTTCTTACTTGGAACTTCGCCATTCATGAACAAATGTATCGGAGTTGAATATTAACAATGAACCGACTCGGACTATTCACAACTGACGTTAGCGTCCAGCACACATGGTGTATATGGTCAGCACCATTGGTGTTAACAACTAACACGCTATGTGCTGACTACATACACCAACGTTAGATAGTATCAATTGCAAATTAAACGAATACAAACATAATGCGAAAAACTATCCCCTACATAGAAATACTACGGAAACTCTGTAGAGCTGGCGTACAGAATTCACCTCCCATCAACCGAAGGACGGGTGATTTCAGCGATATGCAGACTCTACAAGGGCGTGTAGACTTTCTCTTGGGAGTAGTAAACAAACCAGCTCGACCCGCTACTAATATGCTATTCTTCGTTATGTATGATATTGAAAGCAACAAGGTGCGCTATCATATTGCAAAATATTTGGAACGTAAAGGATGTACTCGCATACAACGATCCATCTTTCTTGCCGACCTCGACAAGACCGTTTATGACCAAATCAAGAATGATCTTGCCGAAGTACAGTCATTATACGACAATCATGACAGCATCATCGTATGTCCCGTCTCCACTGATCAGTTGCAAGCTATGAAGATTATCGGTGAAGATCTCAATATAGATATTATCACTCATTCGCGTAATACATTGTTCTTTTAATAGGGTAAATAAGAAGTAATATTCCAGTAAGATTACCTCTCTTAAAGAATATTTAACGCATCGATCTTTGAAATTTTGAATAATTATTTGTACCTTTGCAGTCGCAAACAAAGTGGTTAATTTATGTTAACTAAAGCGTTCTGCCAAAAGTAAATACACTTCAAACAGCGATAAACAAAGAAATATAAGTCTTAGCTCTCCGAGAGTATCTTCCATTAAAACAAGAATTAAGACTTATCCCTGATACAAGCTGTAACCTTTGTGGCAATGCTCCGAGAGTATCTTCCATTAAAACAAGAATTAAGACGTTCAACAACATTCTTTTCATAATTTGCAGCACAAACTCCGAGAGTATCTTCCATTAAAACAAGAATTAAGACATCGTATGCTGTACCTTCTGTGTTCTTAGGCGATCTCCGAGAGTATCTTCCATTAAAACAAGAATTAAGACGAGTACGAACTACTTTTACTTGCCATATATCGCACTCTGCTCCGAGAGTATCTTCCATTAAAACAAGAATTAAGACAACTCTCTTAGCGCTTGTAGTAATTAATACGTACACTCCGAGAGTATCTTCCATTAAAACAAGAATTAAGACATTGCAGCTATTCCTATGTTAGCTGCTGGTATTCTCCGAGAGTATCTTCCATTAAAACAAGAATTAAGACACAAATCTACGGCTACTAAAAATGGTAATTTCTGTTGGCTCCGAGAGTATCTTCCATTAAAACAAGGATTAAGACTAATTTCAAGATTATGATATTTAGCTGTATAATGCTCCGAGAGTATCTTCCATTAAAACAAGGATTAAGACTCTTGAGATGGTTTCTCTAATTGTAAGCATAAGTGTAACTCCGAGAGTATCTTCCATTAAAACAAGGATTAAGACATTCCTAGCATCTTCTTCTAAAAGAATTTCTTTTAATCTCCGAGAGTATCTTCCATTAAAACAAGGATTAAGACAAATTATTATCTTTAAACCATTGCCAATTAGTTTCTCCGAGAGTATCTTCCATTAAAACAAGGATTAAGACAGATATTATCAAGTACTTTAGTTGTTTGCAATGCCTCCGAGAGTATCTTCCATTAAAACAAGGATTAAGACCTAAGTGAGACTCGAACTCACGTAACCTGTTTTGCTCCGAGAGTATCTTCCATTAAAACAAGGATTAAGACTAATTTTTACTTTAAAAATGGTACTTCTGAAATGCTCTCCGAGAGTATCTTCCATTAAAACAAGGATTAAGACTCTACGTCTTTGCAGATGTAACCTGTAACTGAAAAACTCCGAGAGTATCTTCCATTAAAACAAGGATTAAGACTCGAAGTTTTTAACGTCTGCGTCTTTGCAGATGCTCCGAGAGTATCTTCCATTAAAACAAGGATTAAGACTTTGCCATTGTCTCCGACAACCATTTTGGCAAACTCCGAGAGTATCTTCCATTAAAACAAGGATTAAGACCCAGTAACGTCTGTCTTTCGCATCCTGGACGCGACTCCGAGAGTATCTTCCATTAAAACAAGGATTAAGACAAGCTATGAAAAATAATAGTTCTAATTGTACATTCTCCGAGAGTATCTTCCATTAAAACAAGGATTAAGACCATCGTTATAATCAGAGTCTTCAATATAGTCTGTCTCCGAGAGTATCTTCCATTAAAACAAGGATTAAGACCCGTTTCTGTTCTCCTTACTTGCTATGCCGATAGCTCCGAGAGTATCTTCCATTAAAACAAGGATTAAGACCGCACAACATTATACTGAACAAGTCCCTCTGTCTTGTTACCTCCGAGAGTATCTTCCATTAAAACAAGGATTAAGACATACCAGCCTGCCCATAAATCATCATCTTTATTGGGTTCTGTGTGTCCTATTACATAGGGAAACTTACTTCATCACTCTGCATTTCGAAAGAGCCCAAAAGTATCTATACCATTTAGCCGATTTCGTTTTACAGAATTACCCCAAACTTGATTTCCTGTCATTCCTGTCATTTGTAGTAGGTTATTAACTTACTATATTACAGTAAGATAAATTAAATGTTAAACGTGACAGCAAAACGGAAATAAAACTTTCTGTTGTTTTATGTAACAAATATCTTTCTTCTTTGGGAATACTTATTACCCGATAGTGTGGAAGAACTTTTTTATAATTAGCTTTTTGTGTACACAAGGATTAAGACAACTAAAATTATAAACTAAAAATTAAAACACCGAGAGTAATTTCCATTAAAACAAGGATTAAGACCTTGTTAAACACACGCCTTATAGCAACAACCTTGACTCTAAACTCTAAGAGAACTTCCATTAAAACATAAAACAAGGATTATTAAAGTGGACGGTTAAAAATCATTATATCGCAAGATTTTTATGCCTTGCCAGATAAATAATTCAATGATTTTATGTAAGTTTGCACAAAAGAATATGACTATGGAAGAACTATCATATTTATACTCTATCGGGCATGGAAACAAAAGCCTTGAAGAGTTTATCGCTGAACTGAATCAATTTAACATTGAGTATCTTATTGATATTCGATCAAAACCTTATTCTAAATTCTACCCATGGTTCAATAAGGAGGCACTACAACATTCTATCAATGAAACCAATAATATTAAATATGGGTATATGGGCAACCTCATTGGGGGACTGCCAGATAAGAAATTCCCCTGCTATACAGACGACCGCATTGATTACGAAAAATTAGCGAAAATGGATTTCTTTCAGGAAGGCTTGAGGAGACTCATAAAAGCTAATAATAAGAAATTCAAGACTTGTATCATGTGTAGTGAGGCAAATCCGAATATGTGCCACCGAACAAAACTAATTGGTGTAGAACTCCAAAAGCAAGGTATCAACTTACAACACATTTACCTAACCAAACGCGGAGAAATTATTCTAAAAGGTCAAACAATGGTTATGAATGAAATTCTAAATAATAATAACAATTTCAATAACATTTTTCAAGACAACACCGATATTCACCTAACATCAAGAAAACAATATGTATGACTTTGAAATCTACACAATCGGGGTCTATGCTTCCACAGAAGAATCATTCTTCAATAAGCTAACAGACAACAAAATTGATGTATTCTGCGACATAAGACAACGCCGTGGAGTAAGAGGTAGTAAATACAGCTATGTCAACATCCGTTATTTACAAGAAAAACTTACACAGTTGGGAATCAACTATGTATATGCAAAAGAACTGGCACCAACAACTGAAATAAGAGAGAAACAACATGCTGAAGATGCCCTAAAAAAAGAACAGAAAAAAGATCGTAAAGAATTGGGACTTACATTCAGAATGGCTTACAAGCAGCTTATCCTACGTGATTTCAACTATAAACCATTATTGAATTCCCTGCAAAAAATGAATTGTAAGAAAATTGCCTTATTCTGTGTAGAAGAAAGTCCATTCGCATGCCATCGTTCCTTAGTTGCAACTGACTTACATAATAAGTTTGGACTACAAATTAAACATCTTTAATTTTCTGCATATGACTAAAATTTAACACCTAAATTCTTAAGTGATAATGTTTAATCTTTAAATGTCATGTTCTGTTTTTACCCAAGGGAACAAGATAAGCTACAAAGAAAAGGGCTGAAAAAGCTGATTTTAACAGACATAAGCTAACTGACACGATTGCGTGCAGCAGACAAGCCATCAAATTTATCACCTATAAATCTATTCAACTAATTCATAAAAGAAACGAATTAATTCATTATGGAAACAGTATTAATCGTGTCAAGGACACGCATGGCTAAAGGAGTTTGTGTAAGTGGAATCATAGAGAATACTTGTGAATTTATCCGCATCCATGATCATAAGGGGGCTTGTCTTAAGGATGACGCACCCTACCAAGTTGGCGAAAGGTGGGAAATGGATGTAAAAAAAGCATGGAACGCAAGACAACAACCACATATAGAAGATAAACAAGTTACTCCTCATAGGCGTATTGGACAGATTAGCATGAAAGACCTTACAACTTTTGTGACAAACAACTGCCATATAACAAAAGGAAGTATTATGGAACTCTTTGACTATAAACTCACTTTTGAAAATAGTCATTACCCCACGGCTTATATCACTGATAAAGACACACCAGACCATAGTGTAGAGTTCTGGATTGCAGATAAAGATTTAATTAAAAAAGTATACACCTTTGATACAGGACACAAAATATACTATCGCTATGGAGATTACAAAATTAAATACGTTGGTTTTCAAGAACCTTTAGAGATTATCCCACAAGGAACAATGATTAGAATGTCTCTAGCAAATTGGTGGTCAAAAGACCCAAATCTCGAAGATAGGTGCTATCTACAGCTTTCTGGCTGGTACTAGACAGAAAAAGAATAAAGAAAACGAAACTACGCAAAAATATGCACACCATACAAATCATCAGTCACGACTTTGTCTTTTGTAATCATTAATTCTATTATTTTAAAAAGTGAAAGCCTTTTAGCCGTGTAAGTCAATGCTTAAATAAGTAAGGTAAATGTTATTGAGATATAGAAGTTTTTTTGTAACTTTGCTCTCAGAAATAAATTAAAATAAAGATTAGAACGTTATGCTTACATTAAAGCTCATCAGTGAAGAAACTGAACGCGTCATCAAAGGATTGGAGAAGAAACACTTCAATGGTGCACGTGAAGCAATTGAGAAAGTATTGGAATATGACCACTTGCGTCGTGAGACTCAGCAGAAGCTTGACTCAAACAAGCAACAGCAAAACCAACTCTCGAAGCAGATTGGCGGACTGATGAAAGAAGGAAAGAAAGACGAAGCTAACAAGATAAAGGAGGAGGTAGCACTCTTAAAGTCTTCTGACAAGGCTCTCCATGAGATTATGGAGAAGGCACAGAAAGACATGACAGATGTGTTGCTAACCATTCCTAATATCCCTAATGATCAGGTACCAGAAGGTAAGGATGCTTCTGACAATGTCGTTGTAAAAGAAGGTGGTGAGAAACCTAACCTACCTGCTGACGCATTGTGCCACTGGGACTTGCTGAAGAAGTTTAATTTAGTAGACTTCGACCTTGGTGTGAAAATTACAGGTGCTGGCTTCCCACTCTATATCGGTAAGATGGCTCGCTTCCAGCGTGCTTTAGAGGCTTTCTTCCTTGACGAAGCCCGTAAGAGTGGATACTTGGAGGTACAGCCACCATTGGTAGTAAATCAAGACTCTGGTCAGGCAACAGGTCAGCTGCCAGACAAAGAGGGACAGATGTATCACGCCAACCTTGACGACCTCTATCTCATCCCAACAGCAGAAGTTCCTGTAACCAACATCTTCCGTGATGAGATTCTCAACGAACAAGACCTACCTATCAAGCGTTGTGCTTATTCAGCTTGTTTCCGTCGTGAGGCAGGTAGCTATGGTAAAGACGTACGTGGTTTGAACCGTTTGCACCAGTTTGACAAGGTTGAGATTGTACGTATTGACAAACCAGAACATTCTTACGAATCATTAGACGAGATGCTTGTGCACGTAGAAGGATTGTTGAAGAAGTTGGAACTCCCTTACCACATCCTCCGTCTTTGTGGTGGTGACATGAGTTTTACATCAGCTATCTGTTATGACTTCGAGGTGTGGAGTGCTGCTCAAGAGCGTTGGTTAGAGGTATCGAGCGTATCAAACTTCGAAAGCTATCAGGCTAATCGTCTACATTGTCGCTTCCGTCATGCGGAGGACAAGAAGATTGAACTCTGCCACACGCTGAACGGTTCAGCACTTGCTCTGCCACGTATCGTTGCAGCTATCATCGAGAACAACCAGACCCCGGAGGGTATCCGTGTACCAAAGGTGCTCGTTCCTTACTGTGGTTTCGAGATGCTCGACGACAAGATGGACTAAGAATACTGCCCCTCCGTATAAAAAGGAGGGGCAGCATTACTGCGAACAACTAATAAAAACAACAAAAGTTACTTACCCTATTCAATCTTTCACCTTTCTCTTTACATTGGATAACACCCATTGTATAAAGGGAATATAGGGTCAGAACTTCTAATATCTATTACCACTCCATGAACAAGATTATCCGTAAACAACAGTTTTCAGAGAAGGTCTTCTGCATAGAAGTAGAAGCACCACTCATTGCACGAAGCTGCCGTCCTGGCAACTTTATCATCGTGCGTGTTGACAACCACAGCGAACGTGTACCTTACACCATTGCGAAATCGGACCCAGTAAAGGGTACGCTCACCATGGTTATTCAAGAGGTGGGACGCTCATCAACAAAACTTTGCCAGCTGAATGAAGGCGATGAGATTGTCGATATTGTCGGTCCACTTGGCACCCCATCCCACATTGAGAACTACGGTACGATTATCTGTGCTGGTGGTGGTATCGGTATTGCTGCCATCCTCCCTATTCTTACAGCACTAAAGAAAGCTGGCAACAGAGTCATCTCTGTTCTTGCTGGTCGTACCAAGGAATTGGTTATCATGGTAGATGACGTAAAGAAATACTCTGATGAGGTTATCATCATGACCGATGATGGCTCATACGGAGAAAAAGGTGTCATTACTGTCGGTGTAGAAAAGGTGATTCAGCGTGAACATGTAGACAAGGTATTGGCTATCGGTCCTCCTATCATGATGAAGTTCACCTCCCTTTTGGCTAAGAAATACGGCATCCCTAACGATGTTTCACTCAATACTATTATGGTGGACGGAACTGGAATGTGTGGTGCTTGCCGCCTTACAATTGGCGGAAAAACTCGCTTTGTCTGCATTGATGGTCCTGAATTCAATGGCGACCTCGTTGACTGGGATGAGATGTTCAAGCGAATGGGGACGTTTAAGGAAATTGAGACCTCCCCCAACCCCTCCGAAGGAGGGGAGTGCCTGGCGGAAAACAAGCTGGGGGAAAAGGCTAAAGAAAAGACAACAGATAAGAACAACACTGATAAGGGTGCTACAGACTGTCAGAAAGAAAATACAGCCCACTTATCAGAAGAGATGAAGGGCGACGATTGGCGCACCGCTTTACGCAAGGCACTTAAACCAAAAGAGCGCACTACCATTGAGCGTGTAAAGATGCCAGAGCTTGATCCAGCTTATCGTGCGAAGACTCGTTTAGAGGAAGTAAACATTGGTCTGACACCTGAAATGGCAATGCAGGAAGCTAAACGATGCCTTGACTGTCCAAAACCATCTTGCATAGAGGGTTGTCCTGTAAACATTCATATTCCTGATTTTATTAAGAATATAGAGCGTGGAGACTTCCTCGAAGCAGCCAAGATACTCAAGGAAACATCAGCTTTGCCAGCCGTATGTGGTCGTGTTTGTCCACAAGAGAAGCAATGTGAGAGCCGTTGTATTCACCTCAAAATGAACTCACCAGCCGTAGCCATCGGTTATCTTGAGCGTTTCGCTGCCGACTACGAGCGCGAGAGCGGACATATGGCATTGCCAGACGTAGCACCAGCTAATGGCATCAAAGTGGCTGTTATCGGCTCT is from Prevotella melaninogenica and encodes:
- a CDS encoding PcfJ domain-containing protein, whose product is MKPRNKFEKAVLAESKNLRPITKTQSKWAFRECIDHFAYRLPKGRITCMDCGHSWTIEKTTEHCTCPHCRAKLQVRTTFERKIRQKQYFTILTTCGEYQVLRMFLLSAEMEKGCKPTSYVIEIGQYWWSAQGRKTIVAVQRVLGRYIDTFSYCSPMAVRNDNEAYRHISYSPIYPKFKATEAFRRNGFKNDFHDIAPTVLIPALLSDSRAETLIKAGRAEHLKYFLDNSRAFDACWQSYKVATRNGYDIEDISIWCDYVDMLRRLGKDIHSPKYVCPTDLHREHDRRQHELRRQREREEKEKRRKKAMEDEKRFHELKSKFFGIRFTDGTIQVHVLESVQEHLDEGVAMHHCVFDNAYYLKENSLILSATIEGRRIETIEVSLDTLKVVQSRGVCNKNTEYHEQIVSLVNANRKLIRQRMRATA
- a CDS encoding antirestriction protein ArdA, coding for MEAKDLNEARIYVGTYAKYNNGSLQGEWVELSDFYDLDGFMERCAEIYEDEEEPEFMFQAWEEIPDGLIDEGHLKENFFELRDELDRLNNREKEAFWRWVEGNNTQLTQDAYSLVKSFQSDYIGSYASREDFAEELAKMENELSDFALNYFDFSKYANDLFDMDFWYKDGYVFRNN
- a CDS encoding PcfK-like family protein — its product is MKGTEHFKDVIQNYLETRASYDELFAESFRKENKNIDECITYILTEVQRMGCAGLSDEEVYSLAVHYYDEDNIEVGKSINCQVVVNHTIELTEEEKAEARKKAIERYQAEEYRKLTAKKPKAEKQVEQQIAQPSLFEF
- a CDS encoding CRISPR-associated primase-polymerase type B — protein: MLLFGTNIQSAADELKKVQEEYLYNSLRNPKPSIAATIQQLRIVYSMDAKGYAQLKRKLPYFVCGQFNPPFRRKENFAYTESFILDFDHLASKQLSLKAIRNDIIQDEQVMMCFTSPSEDGLKVMFRLKERCYDAGLYSIFYKAFAATFAMRHNLTQVADSRTSDVARACFVSIDPDAYFNPNPTPVDIKAYIDETNPDSLFKMKHEQDEHDKVTKKSEEEKTPLPKDPDKDVLARIRMQLNPKAQAQVEQRPAYVPERLNDIIGDLKLFIEETGLQVTEIINIQYAKKIRARLGQNESEINLFYGKRGFSVVISPRLGTNEELNELLADLVKSFLQR
- the cas2 gene encoding CRISPR-associated endonuclease Cas2, with translation MRKTIPYIEILRKLCRAGVQNSPPINRRTGDFSDMQTLQGRVDFLLGVVNKPARPATNMLFFVMYDIESNKVRYHIAKYLERKGCTRIQRSIFLADLDKTVYDQIKNDLAEVQSLYDNHDSIIVCPVSTDQLQAMKIIGEDLNIDIITHSRNTLFF
- a CDS encoding DUF488 domain-containing protein; the encoded protein is MEELSYLYSIGHGNKSLEEFIAELNQFNIEYLIDIRSKPYSKFYPWFNKEALQHSINETNNIKYGYMGNLIGGLPDKKFPCYTDDRIDYEKLAKMDFFQEGLRRLIKANNKKFKTCIMCSEANPNMCHRTKLIGVELQKQGINLQHIYLTKRGEIILKGQTMVMNEILNNNNNFNNIFQDNTDIHLTSRKQYV
- a CDS encoding DUF488 domain-containing protein, with protein sequence MYDFEIYTIGVYASTEESFFNKLTDNKIDVFCDIRQRRGVRGSKYSYVNIRYLQEKLTQLGINYVYAKELAPTTEIREKQHAEDALKKEQKKDRKELGLTFRMAYKQLILRDFNYKPLLNSLQKMNCKKIALFCVEESPFACHRSLVATDLHNKFGLQIKHL
- a CDS encoding dual OB domain-containing protein; protein product: METVLIVSRTRMAKGVCVSGIIENTCEFIRIHDHKGACLKDDAPYQVGERWEMDVKKAWNARQQPHIEDKQVTPHRRIGQISMKDLTTFVTNNCHITKGSIMELFDYKLTFENSHYPTAYITDKDTPDHSVEFWIADKDLIKKVYTFDTGHKIYYRYGDYKIKYVGFQEPLEIIPQGTMIRMSLANWWSKDPNLEDRCYLQLSGWY